A region of the Sodalis ligni genome:
CCCTATTTCGCCGGCGGCAGTCCCAGCACGCCCACCGACTCGTGGGCGGTGGGGATCAATCCGCACTCCGCCCACGCCCGTGAAGCGAAGCTGTTCGCCGAATTCATCTCCATCGATCCCGAGGGCTCGTACAGCACGGTCATCAATAACCCGCTGCCCCCGGTCAATAACGTCGCCTTCAAGCGCTACATCGGCAATCTGTCCACCATGGACAGCAAGATTGGCCCGATCTCAAGCATCGTTTCCTACGAGTTGGCCCATACCGCCGTCAGCCGGCCGTGTACCAAAGGGTACGTCATATTTGAAACCATCATCGACCGGGCATTCAGCGATATCCGAAACGGCGCCGACAGCAAGCAGACCCTTGAGCGCGCGCAGCTGCGCTTGAACCGCTCTTTTGCACGGATTAAATAACGAATAGGGGTATGCCATGGACAGTAAAATGAATCAAAAATGGGTGCAACTGTTTATATTTCTCGGTCCGGCGCTGCTCTGCGTGGCGGTACTGCGCCTCTGGCCGGCGGTGCTCGCCATCCATGAATCGTTGATGGATCCCATTTCCGGCAAATACGGACTGAGCAATTACCTGTATATCCTGACCGATCCCGAATTTATTGCCTCATTAAAAGTGACGCTGCTGTTTTCCATTATCGTCAATCCGCTGCAAATCGCCATCGCCCTGGCCCTGGCGCTGCTGACCAACGCCGCGCTGCCGCTGATAGGCCTGTGGCGCACGCTTATCCTGCTGCCGGTGGCCATCCCGCAAAGCGTTTCCGCGGTGGTATGGGGAGTGGGACTGCGGCCGGACGGCCCCGTCAACGGTTTACTCAACGCCTTGGGCATCGCTTCCCAGCCGTTTGTCACCTCCCCCGATCAGGCCCTGGCCTCCATTATCCTGATTGTCAGCTGGGTGGGGGTAGGCTACTGGATGACCTTCCTGGTGGCCGGTTTACAGGATATTCCCCAGGCCCTGTACGATGCCATAGAGATTGACGGCGCCAACGCCTGGCAAAAATTCCGCTATGTCACGCTGCCGCAACTGCGACGCCCGCTGACCTTTGTGCTGGTGGCCAATACGGTAGCCAATTTTCTGGTATTCGCGCCGGTGCAGATTCTCACCAAAGGCGGCCCCCAGGATTCAACCAATCTGATCATGGAAGAGATCTATACCCAGGCCTTTTCCTTCGGCGACCCCAGCAGCGCCTATGCGTCCACGGTGATTCTGATGATTCTGGTGATTGCCATCGTCGGCCTTCAGTTCAAACTGATGCAAAAAGGAGGCGTACGATGAGCCCATCCCTCTCTCGCAGCGGGCTTCGTCTGGTCACGCTGCTTATCATCGTGGCCTTCTTCATCCTGCCGCTCTGGTGGACCGGCGTCAGCGCCTTCAGGCCCAGCGAGGAAATTTTCCGTTATCTGTCCCCCATCAGCATCCGCACGCTGTTCCCGGACCGGGCCACCTGGTCACAGGTCATCGCCCTGGTGCAGAGCCCGTTCCTG
Encoded here:
- a CDS encoding carbohydrate ABC transporter permease gives rise to the protein MNQKWVQLFIFLGPALLCVAVLRLWPAVLAIHESLMDPISGKYGLSNYLYILTDPEFIASLKVTLLFSIIVNPLQIAIALALALLTNAALPLIGLWRTLILLPVAIPQSVSAVVWGVGLRPDGPVNGLLNALGIASQPFVTSPDQALASIILIVSWVGVGYWMTFLVAGLQDIPQALYDAIEIDGANAWQKFRYVTLPQLRRPLTFVLVANTVANFLVFAPVQILTKGGPQDSTNLIMEEIYTQAFSFGDPSSAYASTVILMILVIAIVGLQFKLMQKGGVR